Below is a window of Bacteroidota bacterium DNA.
AACAATATTTTAAAAAAATCATTACTAATTTATATGATACAGAAGCAACGGAAGCTCAAATACAATTAAAACAATATTTTGCCGAAATTAGATACAAAATAGAAAAACATAAAAATAGTCGTTATGATTTTTACTATGATCAGATAGTTGGTTACGGAGAAATAATTTCAAGTGTAATTATTAGTAATTATTTAAAATCAACAGGACTTAAAAACAAATGGATTGATGCTCGTGATATTATTAAAACAACAGGTAAAAACCGAATGGCTGAAATCCTTGAAGACAATACAGTGCATCATGTCCGACAAAGTATTTCACTTGAAATAAGTGAAAAATTATTTATCACTCAAGGATTTATTGGTGCTGATGATGAGGAGAATATGACAACTTTGGGACGTGAGGGTTCAGATTATTCTGCAGCAATTATTGCAAGCTCAATTATGGTTGAAGAAGTTGTTTTTTGGAAAGATGTAAATGGAGTTTTTAATGCCGACCCTAAGTTTTATTTTGATGCAATTAGTATTAATGAAATGTCCTATGATGATGTATTTGAACTAAGTAAACTTGGTGCTAAAATAATTCATCAAAAAACAATACAACCGTTAAAAGAAAAAAACATCCCTTTTGAAATTAGAAAATTTACGTTTCCGCTTCAAAGAGGAACAATTATAAAAGAGGTAGTTGAGAATG
It encodes the following:
- a CDS encoding aspartate kinase; the protein is MKVFKFGGGVIKDAESIKLLANILIEYSYHKIIVVISAMGKTTNALEEVINKSLEKDSNFDIELFEIEQYFKKIITNLYDTEATEAQIQLKQYFAEIRYKIEKHKNSRYDFYYDQIVGYGEIISSVIISNYLKSTGLKNKWIDARDIIKTTGKNRMAEILEDNTVHHVRQSISLEISEKLFITQGFIGADDEENMTTLGREGSDYSAAIIASSIMVEEVVFWKDVNGVFNADPKFYFDAISINEMSYDDVFELSKLGAKIIHQKTIQPLKEKNIPFEIRKFTFPLQRGTIIKEVVENEMNFPLIIKKENQAILTVLRKDKNTFTIDDRKILSKYFYKLDFDPDFLKFTDIKLITCIKDEKNRIVTFFNAVKKKFKLFYTKNVNLLIIKNHNDELIEELTKNKKILRIVKEGDRIYIAYRD